In Treponema denticola, one genomic interval encodes:
- a CDS encoding DUF7033 domain-containing protein — protein sequence MLKIQIPNFCVSEIEYACSVVFTEWLGIDYEITTTEQNTIFISSGNNTLRLNADFFIKASSDWLGNTSMPALPLEWYNLNGLKNTLSNELHVCETELPVLYGVPEITIAENSIDCRIDVLGSIFFMLSRYEEIVVKERDQHNRFSAKSSIAYKENFLFRPIVNEYVELLFTLLQYLFPQIERKKMQFRISPTHDVDVPFLYLNTPFLCIVKHMGGDIIKRMSPKAALGTYKNWKKIKVGDSKADPAYSFDFIMQESEKRSLKSAF from the coding sequence ATGTTAAAAATACAAATTCCAAATTTTTGCGTTTCCGAAATTGAATATGCCTGTTCCGTTGTTTTTACCGAATGGCTTGGCATCGATTATGAAATTACAACTACAGAACAAAATACTATTTTTATATCCTCCGGTAATAATACATTGCGGCTTAATGCGGACTTTTTTATCAAAGCTTCATCGGATTGGCTTGGTAATACTTCAATGCCTGCTTTACCTCTAGAGTGGTACAATTTGAATGGGTTAAAAAATACTTTATCAAATGAGCTTCATGTTTGTGAGACAGAACTTCCTGTTTTATATGGGGTGCCGGAAATAACGATTGCTGAAAATAGTATTGATTGCAGAATAGATGTTTTAGGCAGCATTTTTTTCATGCTTTCCCGTTACGAAGAAATTGTTGTAAAAGAACGGGATCAACATAACCGCTTTTCTGCAAAATCTTCTATAGCATATAAAGAAAATTTTTTATTTCGTCCTATTGTAAATGAGTATGTGGAACTTTTATTTACGTTGCTTCAATATTTATTTCCGCAGATAGAGCGAAAAAAAATGCAATTTAGAATATCTCCTACTCATGATGTTGATGTACCTTTTTTATATTTAAATACTCCTTTTTTGTGTATAGTTAAACATATGGGTGGAGATATTATAAAAAGAATGTCACCAAAAGCAGCTTTGGGTACTTATAAAAATTGGAAAAAAATAAAAGTGGGGGATAGTAAAGCTGATCCTGCATATTCATTTGATTTTATAATGCAGGAAAGCGAAAAGCGTAGCTTAAAAAGTGCTTTTTAA